One genomic region from Amycolatopsis sp. FBCC-B4732 encodes:
- a CDS encoding AAA family ATPase, which translates to MAVRSGVRGSARPELAGRDWELRVLTDRARAAALGEGQAVLLRGPAGIGKTGLLAVALDELDRTAATVLTVTCADTGGGAYEAVRTLFGPLWPRGDAGEAGLLSGSARLALPALAPDRVDGSADTYSVMHGLSWLVAGLAARGPVVLAVDDVQWCDETSLRWLSFLLRRAEDLPVLVLMAQRTGPGEPGPAVLAEIGTAVNCLAVDLAPLAEDAVARVLAAGFGVPPDREFVRHAVDITGGNPFLLDRVVGALRDRVPPDAGHVGVLDELGREAVVRPLLDRLSPDALAVARAIAVLGGEELETIAALAGTRPGPAGHAVRALREGELLEPDRLDYAHDLIRTAALNTASPADLARLRERAATLLNDSGRSSEEVAVHLLVLDGPPQPWMVAVLREAAAAAESRGAPAAAARYLTQVLRAHEDDVTVLVHLSRVLGQTDPAASLKHLERALRLVADPRRRVPIVMQYVMVSLGAQNSRRSYALATEVADALDAVAGPDPSPADRALRMVGQSALLLSGLDEKATVAQVGARFRDVVPPPGDTAEERELLGMLSSLGTLQGRPAAEVTAQAAQVLRIGDVAPGGWAVLGAVLTLYLADRPEPALAALGGVLDHAQRRGQGWTYILGATTRALVHQFCGNLTDALADAQYAFDVITQERWAPGTAMPQAVLGSLLVRHGDPAGAERALAAIERPRLEHFTLEYHWYLVAKARARAAVGDVEGALAVLRTCGESMAGNGIGNPVLAPWWYESAELLAGLGRRAEGEAMLDDVEPAVRRWGTNRALGMLATSRGVLADGDAAIERLRDAAELLAASPAKVEQAKAEYLLGRRLLARGDAEGARDRLRRSIDLSVRSRDKQQLGLSLPALAEAGGRMRHGTDSPSDALTGSERRVAQRAAEGATNREIAESLFITQRTVEVHLTSVYRKLGIGGRAELAAALRDH; encoded by the coding sequence GTGGCTGTTCGGAGTGGGGTGCGGGGATCGGCCCGGCCGGAGCTGGCGGGCCGGGACTGGGAACTGCGGGTGCTCACCGACCGCGCTCGCGCCGCCGCCCTCGGCGAAGGGCAGGCGGTGCTGCTGCGCGGGCCCGCCGGGATCGGCAAGACCGGCCTGCTGGCCGTCGCGCTCGACGAACTGGACCGGACCGCCGCCACCGTGCTCACCGTGACCTGCGCCGACACCGGCGGCGGGGCCTACGAAGCGGTCCGGACGCTGTTCGGTCCACTGTGGCCGCGCGGGGACGCCGGCGAGGCCGGCCTGCTCAGCGGCAGCGCCCGGCTCGCGCTGCCCGCGCTCGCGCCCGACCGCGTCGACGGCTCCGCCGACACCTACTCCGTCATGCACGGCCTCTCCTGGCTGGTGGCCGGCCTGGCCGCCCGCGGCCCGGTCGTCCTCGCGGTCGACGACGTCCAGTGGTGCGACGAGACCTCCTTGCGGTGGCTGAGCTTCCTGCTGCGCCGGGCCGAGGACCTGCCGGTGCTGGTGCTGATGGCCCAGCGCACCGGGCCGGGCGAACCGGGCCCGGCGGTGCTCGCCGAGATCGGCACGGCCGTGAACTGCCTCGCCGTCGACCTCGCGCCGCTGGCCGAGGACGCGGTCGCCCGCGTGCTGGCGGCCGGGTTCGGGGTGCCGCCGGACCGGGAGTTCGTCCGCCACGCCGTCGACATCACCGGCGGCAACCCGTTCCTGCTCGACCGCGTGGTCGGCGCGCTGCGCGACCGCGTGCCCCCGGACGCCGGGCACGTCGGAGTGCTCGACGAGCTCGGCCGGGAGGCGGTGGTCCGGCCGCTGCTGGACCGGCTGTCGCCGGACGCGCTGGCCGTCGCGCGCGCGATCGCGGTGCTCGGCGGCGAAGAGCTGGAGACGATCGCCGCGCTCGCCGGCACCCGGCCCGGGCCCGCCGGTCACGCCGTGCGCGCGCTGCGCGAGGGCGAGCTGCTCGAACCCGACCGGCTGGACTACGCCCACGACCTGATCCGCACGGCCGCGCTGAACACCGCGTCGCCCGCCGACCTGGCCCGGCTGCGCGAACGCGCGGCCACGCTGCTCAACGACAGCGGCCGCTCCAGCGAGGAGGTCGCGGTCCACCTGCTGGTGCTCGACGGGCCGCCGCAGCCGTGGATGGTCGCCGTGCTGCGGGAAGCGGCCGCGGCGGCGGAAAGCCGGGGCGCCCCGGCGGCGGCCGCGCGGTACCTGACGCAGGTGCTGCGGGCCCACGAGGACGACGTCACCGTGCTCGTGCACCTGTCCCGGGTGCTCGGGCAGACCGACCCGGCGGCGTCGCTGAAGCACCTCGAACGCGCGTTGCGGCTGGTGGCCGATCCGCGGCGGCGGGTGCCGATCGTCATGCAGTACGTCATGGTGTCGCTCGGCGCCCAGAACTCCCGGCGGTCCTACGCGCTGGCGACCGAGGTGGCCGACGCGCTGGACGCCGTGGCCGGTCCCGACCCCTCCCCCGCCGACCGGGCGCTGCGCATGGTCGGCCAGTCGGCGCTGCTGCTGTCCGGATTGGACGAGAAGGCCACCGTCGCCCAGGTCGGCGCCCGGTTCCGCGACGTCGTCCCGCCGCCGGGCGACACCGCCGAGGAACGCGAACTGCTGGGCATGCTCTCGTCGCTGGGCACGCTGCAAGGCCGCCCCGCCGCGGAAGTCACCGCCCAGGCCGCGCAGGTGCTGCGCATCGGCGACGTCGCCCCGGGCGGCTGGGCCGTGCTCGGCGCCGTGCTCACCCTCTACCTCGCCGACCGGCCCGAGCCGGCGCTGGCGGCGCTCGGCGGCGTGCTCGACCACGCGCAGCGCCGCGGCCAGGGCTGGACCTACATCCTGGGCGCGACCACGCGGGCGCTCGTCCACCAGTTCTGCGGCAACCTCACCGACGCGCTGGCGGACGCGCAGTACGCGTTCGACGTCATCACGCAGGAGCGCTGGGCGCCCGGGACCGCGATGCCGCAGGCCGTGCTGGGCTCGCTGCTCGTACGCCACGGCGACCCGGCCGGCGCGGAGCGGGCGCTGGCCGCGATCGAGCGGCCCCGGCTCGAGCACTTCACGCTCGAGTACCACTGGTACCTGGTCGCGAAGGCCCGCGCCCGGGCCGCCGTGGGCGACGTCGAAGGCGCGCTCGCCGTGTTGCGGACGTGCGGGGAAAGCATGGCGGGCAACGGGATCGGCAACCCGGTGCTGGCGCCGTGGTGGTACGAATCGGCGGAGCTGCTGGCCGGGCTCGGCCGCCGGGCCGAGGGCGAGGCGATGCTCGACGACGTCGAGCCCGCGGTCCGCCGCTGGGGCACGAACCGGGCGCTGGGCATGCTCGCGACGTCGCGCGGGGTGCTCGCCGACGGCGACGCGGCGATCGAGCGGCTGCGCGACGCGGCGGAGCTCCTGGCGGCTTCGCCCGCGAAGGTCGAGCAGGCGAAGGCCGAGTACCTGCTCGGCAGGCGGCTGCTGGCGCGCGGCGACGCCGAGGGCGCGCGGGACCGGTTGCGCCGGTCGATCGACCTTTCCGTGCGCAGCCGCGACAAGCAGCAGCTCGGCCTTTCGCTGCCGGCGCTGGCCGAGGCGGGCGGCCGGATGCGCCACGGCACGGATTCGCCGTCCGACGCACTGACCGGCAGCGAGCGGCGGGTGGCCCAGCGGGCCGCGGAGGGCGCGACCAACCGGGAGATCGCGGAGTCGCTGTTCATCACCCAGCGGACGGTGGAGGTGCACCTGACGAGCGTCTACCGGAAGCTCGGCATCGGCGGCCGCGCCGAACTGGCGGCAGCGTTGCGCGACCACTGA
- a CDS encoding LuxR family transcriptional regulator, producing MREPRLVGRERAVSVLDDLVAGLGRGLGATVGISGAAGVGRTALLRRVLGAAPGASASCVPDGVPFGAVTQLASALVPPADFGDLVGACLADPERAAGLLCDAFVGLARERALVLAVDDLQWADEWSLRWFTEMAGRTAPVLLIATAYEPVAVGQRIEVGPLGPAETTTLVRQLLGELPAEVEAAVLAVVRGRPAVLHDLAATHGPTPAEWTPARVAAAGREVVSVRAARIRHGLPPGALALVRAMSVSERLDVVAAVGLAELPAADVPGALSALEASGLVADGRPAEPHLAADVLAELAEPERDGLYRRGAELAHRSGAGALVAAELLRAAPPVGEPWARAVLEEAAEQWSAQGNPVAAADSLRRALAEPASASDRAALLVRLASAVVRREPDHADRRLVQVLAEPALATLPAATTAADLLLARGDAETVHRLVAEPGRASTVDPALVALGRLAREEAAADPEMPVPPLPGPDAIDGDAGQNPAPTAPAPDPATLDRDTSENHTTAPAPDPAAFRGSTPVPEPHALRGSAGQNHTTTPAPDPHALDRDTNENRITAPAPDPHALDRDTSENHTTAPAPAPDPHAFRGSAGQNHTTAPAPDPHALSRDASEDRIRFGRPARTPSAPPAIGTPPARALPPFPRAQDPASAGVTAFRLAVRGEQRGAVLDLAAQALVVREEAPLMPRIAACRALVCAGALADATDALTVVIAAARRRDARAAAARALVHRAAAVLRDDRPEEALRDLAAADRELPVRCWHPLAMPARSAVEITAQLRLGRLEHARHLAAEPLPRGSEHGAATAFLRHAEAELALAEDDPGTALHAALECGRVLRSRGWVNPMVAAWRTTASLALRRLGDHGAAAALAAEELALAERWGTAAALEPLRERASAGLRRTVPAPRRPADPLPAPRFPARRPDALSPAERDVAELAARGLANREIARELSIALRTVELRLTKVYRKLGLKGRAALADHWPTRTPGS from the coding sequence GTGCGCGAACCGCGTCTCGTCGGCCGGGAGCGCGCGGTGAGCGTGCTCGACGACCTGGTGGCGGGGCTGGGCCGGGGGCTCGGGGCGACGGTGGGGATCTCCGGTGCCGCGGGAGTCGGGCGGACGGCGTTGCTGCGGCGGGTTCTGGGCGCGGCTCCGGGTGCGTCGGCTTCTTGTGTGCCGGACGGGGTTCCGTTCGGGGCGGTGACCCAGCTCGCGTCGGCTTTGGTGCCGCCGGCGGATTTCGGTGACCTGGTGGGTGCGTGCTTGGCCGACCCCGAGCGTGCCGCCGGGCTGCTGTGCGACGCGTTCGTGGGGTTGGCGCGCGAGCGGGCGCTGGTGCTGGCGGTCGATGATCTGCAGTGGGCGGACGAGTGGTCGCTGCGGTGGTTCACGGAGATGGCCGGGCGGACGGCACCGGTGCTGCTGATCGCGACCGCGTACGAGCCGGTTGCGGTGGGGCAGCGGATCGAGGTGGGGCCGTTGGGGCCGGCGGAGACGACGACGTTGGTGCGGCAGCTGCTGGGTGAGCTGCCGGCGGAGGTGGAGGCGGCGGTGCTGGCGGTCGTCCGCGGACGACCGGCGGTGCTGCACGACCTGGCTGCGACGCACGGGCCCACGCCGGCGGAGTGGACCCCGGCTCGGGTGGCGGCCGCGGGGCGGGAAGTCGTGTCGGTGCGGGCGGCGCGGATCCGGCATGGGCTGCCGCCGGGGGCGCTGGCGCTCGTGCGGGCGATGTCGGTTTCGGAGCGGCTGGACGTCGTCGCGGCGGTCGGGCTGGCCGAGTTGCCGGCGGCGGACGTGCCCGGTGCGTTGAGTGCGCTGGAGGCGAGCGGCCTGGTGGCGGACGGGCGCCCGGCGGAGCCGCACCTGGCGGCCGATGTGCTGGCGGAGCTGGCCGAGCCGGAGCGGGACGGGCTGTACCGCCGCGGTGCGGAACTGGCGCACCGGAGCGGGGCGGGTGCGCTGGTCGCGGCGGAGCTGCTGCGCGCCGCGCCACCGGTCGGCGAGCCGTGGGCGCGGGCGGTGCTCGAAGAGGCGGCGGAACAGTGGTCGGCCCAGGGCAACCCGGTGGCGGCGGCCGATTCCCTGCGGCGTGCGCTGGCCGAGCCGGCCTCCGCGAGCGACCGGGCGGCGCTGCTGGTCCGGCTGGCTTCGGCGGTGGTCCGCCGCGAACCCGACCACGCCGACCGCCGGCTGGTCCAGGTCCTGGCGGAACCGGCACTGGCCACCCTCCCGGCCGCCACGACGGCCGCCGACCTCCTCCTGGCCCGCGGGGACGCGGAAACGGTGCACCGCCTGGTGGCGGAACCGGGCCGGGCGTCCACTGTGGACCCCGCATTGGTGGCGCTGGGGAGGCTCGCCCGCGAGGAAGCCGCGGCCGATCCGGAGATGCCGGTACCCCCGCTACCCGGCCCGGACGCCATCGACGGTGACGCGGGCCAGAACCCGGCCCCCACCGCACCGGCACCCGACCCGGCCACACTCGATCGCGACACGAGCGAAAACCACACCACCGCACCTGCACCCGACCCAGCAGCATTCCGCGGCAGCACACCAGTACCCGAACCGCACGCACTCCGCGGCAGCGCGGGCCAAAACCACACCACCACGCCTGCACCCGACCCGCACGCACTCGATCGCGACACGAACGAAAACCGCATCACCGCACCTGCACCCGACCCGCACGCACTCGATCGCGACACAAGCGAAAACCACACCACCGCACCCGCACCCGCACCCGACCCGCACGCATTCCGCGGTAGCGCGGGCCAAAACCACACCACCGCACCGGCACCCGACCCGCACGCCCTCAGCCGTGACGCCAGCGAAGACCGCATCCGCTTCGGCCGCCCAGCGCGGACACCATCCGCACCACCCGCCATCGGCACGCCCCCGGCCAGGGCGCTCCCACCCTTCCCTCGCGCGCAGGATCCCGCCTCCGCCGGGGTCACCGCCTTCCGGCTGGCCGTCCGGGGGGAGCAGCGGGGCGCCGTGCTCGACCTTGCCGCGCAGGCGCTCGTCGTGCGGGAGGAAGCTCCCCTCATGCCGCGGATCGCCGCCTGCCGGGCGTTGGTCTGCGCCGGAGCCCTCGCCGATGCCACCGACGCCCTGACCGTCGTCATCGCGGCCGCCCGGCGGCGGGATGCCCGGGCCGCCGCCGCGCGGGCGTTGGTGCACCGGGCCGCCGCCGTGCTGAGGGATGACCGGCCTGAGGAGGCCCTCCGGGACCTCGCCGCCGCCGATCGGGAGCTGCCCGTTCGCTGCTGGCACCCGCTCGCCATGCCCGCCCGGTCCGCCGTCGAGATCACCGCGCAACTCCGGCTCGGTCGGCTCGAGCACGCCCGGCACCTCGCCGCCGAGCCACTCCCCCGCGGCAGCGAGCACGGAGCCGCAACCGCGTTCCTCCGGCACGCCGAGGCGGAACTCGCCCTCGCCGAAGACGACCCCGGCACCGCCCTCCACGCCGCCCTGGAGTGCGGTCGGGTGCTGCGCTCGCGTGGCTGGGTCAACCCGATGGTCGCCGCCTGGCGGACGACCGCCAGTCTCGCCCTGCGCCGGCTCGGGGACCACGGGGCCGCCGCCGCGCTCGCCGCCGAAGAGCTGGCCCTCGCCGAACGCTGGGGTACCGCCGCCGCGCTCGAGCCGTTGCGCGAGCGGGCCTCCGCCGGGCTCCGGCGGACCGTGCCCGCGCCACGGCGGCCCGCCGACCCGCTGCCCGCGCCGCGGTTCCCGGCCCGGCGCCCCGACGCGCTGTCGCCCGCCGAACGGGACGTCGCCGAGCTCGCCGCCCGCGGGCTGGCCAACCGGGAGATCGCCCGGGAACTGTCGATCGCGCTGCGGACCGTCGAACTGCGGCTGACCAAGGTCTACCGCAAGCTCGGCCTCAAGGGCCGGGCCGCGCTCGCGGATCACTGGCCCACCCGGACGCCGGGGAGCTGA
- a CDS encoding LuxR C-terminal-related transcriptional regulator, whose amino-acid sequence MLFERETQEAALRETGEVVAVRGETGTGRSALLRLFGRLAADGGARVLRAGGAPAERDLRFGVVRQLVLPLVGDPCATGLPPIAAKLLQSAAGPDCSGAVPLLHGLHVLLVSLAAREPVVVLVDDVRWADEPSVRALAFLAGRLRGTRVRLGVVLPDSPRAPTLQEIARIAGPGVRAHALSRNGTRRVVDARLDADPAFATACHELTGGRPKDLDELLSRAFAHRLTGRAVDCVPLRQLGASVQRERLRLLVRREPEVGALARAVVTLGRHAEPELVARLAGLDAAACAEARALLGAAWLGTAVDGRLVPEPALVRVVEETRSAADTAAAHRTAAALLASQGFPPEHVAAQLLSVDALRGPGDVTTLRTAAVAAQRRGAPDLAARYLRRALLDLPPDDPGRARLLTELAAAEPDPRAAVRYLVQAAPLLPAGRERAEAVARIPLTAAARGPLVTDLVRTATGVDDPDLVPRLEAREWFAALEEPGRAAAAARRLRQLPDRPPGPGDRELRAVLLLAATLGGRVTAAEAARHAGVLLDHEPARTVRAGTALRIVPLVLIAAGRPDAVAPWLASAGGPRATTATRVLVDVHQALALLSRGRFAEAADPAERAFRAAEPGGYDVLALPATTVALVADSARRRDLARQVLEDLPDSDDLAVFAVRRGLQGMLAARENPDAALAQFLDRGRLLDRAGWRNPAIYAWRGSAALLARRLGRTEQARQLAEEHHRHSVAWGAPAIVGRSLRVLAALAGRRHAIELLREAVELLDGAPDELEAAKACADLGTCLRETEPEAARRLLSRARELAESCGAGRLEAREDGTFGHAEQPRPTVELTAGEATVARLAAGGRTNTEIAGELSISRRAVEKHLTSLYRKLKIDGRAQLASVLGAGS is encoded by the coding sequence ATGCTGTTCGAACGCGAAACGCAGGAAGCCGCGCTCCGCGAAACCGGTGAAGTCGTTGCCGTGCGCGGGGAAACCGGCACTGGACGCTCGGCGCTGCTCCGGCTCTTCGGCCGCCTCGCCGCCGACGGGGGTGCGCGGGTGCTGCGGGCGGGTGGGGCGCCCGCCGAGCGGGATCTCCGCTTCGGCGTCGTGCGGCAGCTCGTCCTGCCCCTGGTCGGCGACCCGTGCGCGACCGGCCTGCCACCGATCGCCGCGAAACTGCTCCAGTCGGCGGCCGGGCCGGACTGCAGCGGCGCCGTGCCGCTGCTCCACGGGCTGCACGTCCTGCTGGTCTCGCTCGCCGCTCGCGAGCCCGTCGTCGTGCTGGTCGACGACGTGCGCTGGGCCGACGAACCTTCGGTGCGCGCCTTGGCTTTCCTCGCCGGCCGGCTGCGCGGGACGCGGGTGCGGCTCGGGGTCGTGCTGCCCGACAGCCCGCGTGCGCCGACGCTGCAGGAGATCGCCCGGATCGCCGGACCGGGCGTGCGAGCCCACGCGCTGTCGCGAAACGGCACGCGCCGGGTGGTCGACGCCCGGCTGGACGCCGACCCCGCGTTCGCGACCGCCTGCCACGAGCTCACCGGCGGCCGGCCAAAGGACCTCGACGAGCTGTTGTCCCGCGCGTTCGCCCACCGGCTCACCGGCCGGGCCGTGGACTGCGTGCCGCTGCGTCAGCTCGGAGCCTCCGTACAACGGGAACGGCTGCGGCTGCTGGTGCGGCGGGAACCGGAGGTCGGAGCGCTGGCGCGGGCCGTCGTCACGCTCGGGCGGCACGCGGAACCCGAGCTCGTCGCGCGGCTGGCCGGGCTGGACGCGGCCGCGTGCGCCGAAGCTCGCGCCCTGCTCGGTGCCGCGTGGCTGGGCACCGCCGTCGACGGGCGGCTGGTGCCCGAGCCCGCGCTGGTGCGGGTGGTCGAAGAGACGCGGAGCGCGGCGGACACCGCGGCCGCGCACCGGACCGCGGCCGCTTTGCTTGCCTCACAAGGGTTTCCGCCCGAGCACGTCGCCGCGCAGCTGCTCAGCGTCGACGCCCTGCGCGGTCCCGGAGACGTCACGACGCTGCGGACGGCGGCCGTCGCGGCCCAGCGCCGCGGCGCCCCGGACCTGGCCGCGCGCTACCTGCGGCGTGCCTTGCTGGACCTGCCGCCCGACGACCCCGGCCGCGCCCGGCTGCTGACCGAGCTGGCCGCCGCCGAACCCGATCCGCGCGCGGCCGTGCGGTACCTGGTGCAGGCCGCGCCGCTGCTGCCCGCGGGCCGCGAACGGGCCGAAGCGGTCGCCCGGATCCCGCTCACCGCAGCCGCGCGCGGGCCGCTGGTGACGGACCTGGTCCGGACGGCGACCGGCGTCGACGACCCCGACCTCGTGCCGCGCCTGGAAGCCCGGGAGTGGTTCGCCGCGCTCGAAGAGCCGGGCCGGGCGGCCGCGGCGGCGCGGCGGCTGCGGCAGCTGCCCGACCGGCCGCCCGGCCCCGGCGACCGGGAGCTGCGCGCGGTGCTGCTGCTGGCCGCCACGCTCGGCGGGCGCGTCACCGCCGCCGAAGCCGCCCGCCACGCCGGTGTCCTGCTGGACCACGAGCCGGCCCGGACCGTCCGGGCCGGCACCGCGCTGCGGATCGTCCCGCTCGTGCTGATCGCCGCGGGCCGGCCGGACGCCGTCGCGCCGTGGCTGGCGTCGGCGGGCGGGCCGCGGGCCACGACCGCGACGCGCGTGCTCGTCGACGTCCACCAGGCGCTGGCGCTGCTGTCCCGCGGCCGGTTCGCCGAGGCCGCGGACCCGGCGGAGCGAGCGTTCCGCGCGGCCGAGCCCGGTGGCTACGACGTCTTGGCGCTGCCGGCCACGACGGTGGCGCTGGTCGCGGACTCGGCACGCCGCCGCGACCTGGCCCGGCAGGTGCTCGAAGACCTCCCCGACAGCGACGACCTCGCCGTGTTCGCGGTCCGCCGCGGCCTGCAGGGGATGCTGGCCGCCCGCGAGAACCCGGACGCGGCGCTCGCGCAGTTCCTCGACCGCGGCCGCCTGCTGGACCGGGCGGGCTGGCGCAACCCGGCGATCTATGCCTGGCGCGGGTCGGCGGCGCTGCTGGCCCGGCGGCTCGGCCGGACCGAGCAGGCGCGGCAGCTCGCCGAGGAGCACCACCGCCACTCCGTCGCGTGGGGCGCGCCCGCGATCGTCGGGCGGTCGCTGCGGGTGCTCGCCGCACTCGCCGGCCGACGGCACGCGATCGAGCTGCTGCGGGAAGCGGTCGAACTGCTGGACGGCGCACCGGACGAACTCGAAGCGGCGAAGGCCTGCGCCGACCTCGGCACCTGCCTGCGCGAGACGGAACCGGAGGCGGCACGGCGGTTGCTGTCCCGCGCGCGGGAGCTGGCCGAAAGCTGCGGCGCGGGCCGGCTCGAAGCACGCGAGGACGGCACGTTCGGCCACGCGGAGCAGCCCCGGCCCACGGTGGAGCTGACCGCGGGCGAGGCGACCGTCGCGCGCCTGGCGGCCGGCGGGCGGACGAACACCGAGATCGCGGGCGAGCTGAGCATCAGCCGCCGGGCCGTCGAGAAGCACCTGACGAGCCTGTACCGCAAGCTGAAGATCGACGGCCGCGCCCAGCTCGCCTCGGTGCTCGGCGCCGGGTCGTGA